A part of Prolixibacteraceae bacterium genomic DNA contains:
- a CDS encoding SusD/RagB family nutrient-binding outer membrane lipoprotein gives MKKRYIIMLLTLLPLVGCQDWLDVNTDPNKPTDPKIELLLPTVEVNLFNSTAGYMSASIGGATGTLAHHMVNKSINGYNVETTSHCITQPWSSLFMTEFSTLNIILDNAESNNQLQYKGVAQTLKAVTSILAVDMWGDVPFAEAGLAPKIMYPKYDKQKEIYVSCFSLLDDAKKNLLDKKTAIVPSLAQGDVIYGGDVDKWVKFINSWKLRMINQIKGTELFDTYKGQLDALITENNFIDSDSQFELVYGKSITPENRNPMYAAEYDDAEDTDYFISHWFYQSMQGDKGFIGFLEGITDPRVPYYFYRQFKDKGKEVPYSVEMYKFHTFQFGYKGEYESTNFKGFTTLGVYVCGGKYDDGTLKMANSKDKDLDGSGVVPTRIFNEHDVDFILAELALSGKATVDAKSYLEKGIKSAFSYCNKMAAYDADVPLIKADVSDKYVKDISDKYVAASDQVKLEVVMTEKWIADFGNSNESYCDHRRTGFPKVWDPESDSSKDTYATHKYPNVLPYSNRSVISNITIKDKGYGARDLSQTYLFWSLKK, from the coding sequence ATGAAAAAAAGATATATCATAATGTTATTGACACTTCTACCATTGGTGGGGTGTCAAGATTGGCTTGATGTAAATACTGATCCCAATAAGCCAACTGATCCAAAAATAGAACTTTTATTACCTACTGTCGAAGTAAATCTATTTAATTCTACTGCAGGATATATGTCTGCGTCTATAGGGGGAGCAACGGGAACACTTGCCCATCATATGGTTAATAAGAGTATTAATGGTTATAATGTAGAGACAACTTCTCACTGTATTACACAGCCATGGTCATCTCTTTTTATGACTGAATTTAGTACATTAAATATCATATTGGATAATGCAGAGTCGAACAATCAACTGCAATATAAAGGTGTTGCACAAACTTTAAAAGCTGTAACTTCGATCCTTGCCGTGGATATGTGGGGTGATGTTCCTTTTGCAGAAGCGGGTTTAGCACCTAAAATAATGTATCCTAAATATGATAAGCAAAAAGAGATCTATGTATCATGTTTTAGCTTGTTAGATGATGCTAAGAAGAATCTATTGGATAAGAAGACGGCAATTGTTCCTTCACTTGCACAGGGGGATGTGATATATGGTGGAGATGTTGATAAGTGGGTTAAATTTATTAATTCATGGAAACTTCGTATGATCAATCAAATTAAAGGAACTGAATTGTTTGATACATATAAAGGTCAGTTAGATGCTTTGATTACTGAGAATAATTTTATTGATTCAGATAGTCAGTTCGAGTTAGTTTATGGTAAATCAATTACTCCCGAGAACAGAAACCCTATGTATGCTGCTGAATATGATGATGCAGAAGATACTGATTACTTTATTAGTCATTGGTTTTATCAAAGTATGCAAGGGGACAAAGGTTTTATCGGTTTTCTTGAGGGTATCACAGATCCAAGAGTTCCTTATTATTTCTATAGACAATTTAAAGATAAAGGAAAAGAGGTTCCTTATTCAGTTGAGATGTATAAATTCCATACTTTCCAATTTGGTTATAAAGGAGAATATGAGTCTACCAATTTTAAGGGATTTACAACTTTAGGTGTTTATGTTTGTGGTGGAAAATACGATGATGGGACACTGAAAATGGCTAATAGTAAAGATAAAGATTTAGATGGTTCAGGTGTTGTTCCTACAAGAATTTTTAATGAACATGATGTAGACTTTATTTTGGCAGAATTAGCTTTAAGTGGAAAAGCGACGGTCGATGCTAAAAGTTATTTAGAGAAGGGGATTAAGTCTGCTTTTAGTTACTGTAATAAGATGGCAGCATATGATGCGGATGTTCCATTAATAAAAGCGGATGTTTCAGATAAGTATGTAAAAGATATCTCAGATAAATATGTTGCAGCTTCTGATCAAGTAAAATTAGAAGTAGTTATGACAGAGAAATGGATTGCAGACTTTGGTAATAGTAACGAGTCGTATTGTGATCATAGAAGAACGGGATTTCCAAAGGTTTGGGATCCAGAATCAGATAGTTCAAAGGATACGTATGCGACCCATAAATATCCAAATGTATTACCATATTCGAACCGTAGTGTGATAAGCAATATCACAATCAAAGATAAAGGGTATGGCGCTCGTGATCTTTCACAAACATATTTATTCTGGAGTTTAAAAAAGTAA
- a CDS encoding IS3 family transposase: MGLSRDGSPRTVALEEDTVRIRKIYTESKARYGSHKIATELKALGVVTSRNRVARIMKKESIKSIVNKKYKVQTTDSNHSNSISENHLNRAFNPIRPSEVWVSDITYIPTDQGWLYLTTVIDLFDRKVIGWSLSSNMTTECTIIKAWQMANTNRESRPGMIFHSDRGVQYTAKEFREKLVKNGIIQSMSRKGNCWDNAVAESFFKIIKSEMIDHKYYYSHFQAKVDIVEFIEVWYNRPRRHATLEYLTPIEFGKINYVNVSTSTYLVYVINSDYLEYLNICK; the protein is encoded by the coding sequence CTGGGGTTATCAAGGGATGGTAGCCCAAGAACTGTTGCTTTAGAAGAGGATACGGTTCGTATACGTAAAATATATACTGAATCAAAGGCTCGCTATGGTAGTCACAAGATTGCGACGGAATTAAAAGCCCTAGGTGTCGTTACCTCTAGAAATAGAGTAGCGCGAATAATGAAGAAGGAGTCTATCAAAAGCATTGTAAATAAGAAATATAAAGTCCAAACGACAGATTCAAATCATTCCAATTCGATATCCGAGAACCATTTGAATAGAGCTTTTAACCCAATTAGACCATCGGAAGTTTGGGTTTCCGATATTACCTATATACCAACTGATCAAGGATGGCTTTATTTGACTACTGTTATTGATCTTTTTGATCGTAAAGTAATAGGTTGGTCTCTGTCCAGTAATATGACTACAGAATGCACCATTATTAAAGCTTGGCAAATGGCTAACACAAATCGTGAAAGTAGGCCAGGTATGATATTTCACTCTGATAGAGGCGTACAATATACAGCGAAGGAGTTTAGAGAAAAGTTAGTTAAGAATGGAATAATTCAAAGCATGAGCCGTAAAGGTAATTGCTGGGATAATGCGGTAGCCGAAAGTTTCTTTAAAATAATCAAATCTGAAATGATAGATCATAAATACTATTACTCACATTTTCAGGCAAAAGTGGACATTGTGGAATTTATTGAAGTGTGGTATAATAGACCGAGAAGACATGCAACACTAGAGTATCTGACGCCTATTGAATTCGGAAAAATAAACTATGTAAACGTAAGTACATCAACCTATTTAGTTTATGTTATTAACTCTGATTATTTAGAATATTTAAATATCTGTAAATAA
- a CDS encoding IS1380 family transposase produces MIKDFNSKVTPFGGIYLIHDLLISNGIIQFINEQLVDRGPKCIYKFSDLLLPRIYTTFCGGSATEDINYLRDNTLNNLRSISIPSADTILRGDVELSTPCEIIEGKTTIKGQKINVNTLMNKFLLASAIKFKQLDPNASDLIYDFDHQFIPTKKSDAEYSYKKTEGYFPGVATIGNIPVYIEGRNGNCHVKTAQLETHKRALELLASKGVKLRYARMDCGSYIKEVTDYFHQEGILFSIRASHSNVLLSKASKTDNWSCCEINNQAYEVNSFKYEFGQYTHRIIAYRKPNKSNQMSLITNDAKSYQFIVTNDWDITEEQAIIFYNQRGASEKVFDIQNNDFNWKSMPHSNLEENTVYLIIMAVAHILYRYIISKFADLVDGLKTTSRLKAFIFRFVTVAAKITKSGRRVIVHLATNNKKLIKSTKAG; encoded by the coding sequence ATGATCAAAGATTTTAATTCAAAGGTGACTCCATTTGGTGGGATATATTTAATTCATGATTTGCTAATTTCAAACGGCATTATTCAATTTATTAATGAGCAATTAGTAGACCGAGGTCCAAAGTGTATCTATAAGTTCTCTGATTTGTTATTACCACGCATATATACTACTTTTTGTGGAGGTAGTGCTACGGAAGATATTAACTATCTTCGGGATAATACATTGAATAACTTGAGATCAATTTCTATCCCTTCTGCTGATACCATTCTAAGAGGAGATGTGGAGCTTTCTACTCCATGTGAGATTATCGAAGGAAAGACTACAATTAAAGGCCAAAAGATAAATGTTAACACACTAATGAATAAATTCTTGTTGGCTAGTGCTATTAAGTTTAAACAGTTAGATCCTAATGCTTCTGATCTTATCTATGATTTTGATCACCAGTTTATTCCCACTAAAAAGAGTGATGCAGAATATAGCTATAAGAAGACAGAAGGATACTTTCCAGGAGTCGCAACCATAGGTAACATTCCTGTATATATTGAAGGACGAAATGGAAATTGTCATGTTAAAACGGCTCAATTAGAGACCCATAAACGAGCATTAGAGTTGTTGGCATCCAAAGGTGTAAAATTACGATATGCAAGAATGGACTGTGGTTCATATATCAAAGAGGTTACAGACTACTTTCATCAAGAGGGTATTCTATTTTCGATTAGAGCCTCTCACTCTAACGTATTACTATCAAAAGCATCAAAAACAGATAATTGGTCTTGTTGTGAGATAAATAATCAAGCATATGAAGTCAATAGCTTCAAATATGAATTTGGTCAATATACACATAGAATCATCGCATACCGAAAACCCAATAAGTCCAATCAAATGTCATTGATAACCAATGATGCGAAGAGTTATCAGTTTATAGTAACCAATGATTGGGATATTACAGAAGAACAAGCTATTATATTCTATAATCAACGAGGAGCTAGCGAGAAGGTTTTTGACATTCAGAACAATGATTTTAATTGGAAATCAATGCCTCACAGCAACTTAGAAGAGAACACTGTTTACTTGATAATAATGGCTGTAGCACACATTCTATATCGATACATAATATCAAAGTTTGCTGATTTAGTCGACGGGTTAAAGACAACAAGTAGACTCAAAGCATTTATATTTCGCTTTGTTACGGTGGCAGCTAAGATTACCAAAAGTGGGCGAAGAGTGATTGTTCATTTAGCAACAAACAATAAGAAACTAATTAAATCTACAAAGGCTGGATAG
- a CDS encoding SusC/RagA family TonB-linked outer membrane protein translates to MNRVLLLMLCLFIGISTSWAQSRVLTGVVSSAEDGSSIPGASVVVDGTTVGTVTDFDGNFQLKVPEGAKKIKISYVGMKSQLLEIGDKRAFKVKLKVDAVVTEDVVVTAMGIKKSAKSLTYAVSEVGGDEVALKSEPDAIKGLQGKVAGVQISGSQSIAGSPTRIVIRGNSSFTGNNQPLIVVDGIPFSNDQDTGQRDASPVGLGVLASIDPNNIKSQTVLKGAAASALYGSRASNGVIIITTKSGASRSGQKFVTTVSSSYSVEKIASLPDFQNTYGNGADFKAANYWGSWGARFSDVDKLAFSDAWAKAYPDKYTTEMPYEPQPNNVENMLRNGSLWDNSVNITGGGEKTSMSLTISDSRQSSYIPESHFNRTSISLGVNAQLAKKFKVSTNFQYAYMDKRSPFEGNTGAFRYFLYTGRSWDTSLPYEGPNGENLYFKTTDNPQWSFRHNYGQEDQHRIVASVKPQWDITDYLTLSYQFSVNQLIRRTKNVTEVSSNVLDDKLGDLDMYDRFNREMEGTAMLNFRKNITDKFSLRVTLGQVFNVRNFNRLRAYGSPYIIPGIYQLNNIKDTTGKSRETEQRLASVFGEVSIGYNNYLTLSATSRMDWSSTLPKDNNNYLYPSLSASYVFSDALGLKSSLFNSGLIRASWAKVGSDAGVYDINQTYNVNYGNNGNVGGIRYTGFPFNGTSMMAPNYSVSDTNLKPEFTSEFEIGTNLEFFNSRIVLDAAYYSRSSTDQIMNVSIPDESGYYSYLTNVGEMTNKGVELSLDLTPIKSKDFSWSIFTVFSKNTNEVVKLIDGLTETNTRNLYSNGIHSYIKEGLPYGVFKGYGAARDDQGNILIDQKTGLMIKSKEESILGDPNPDYLVGITNTFRYKRLSLRAVVNATCGGEMYTTVVPQLLGRGVTKDTEDRERNHVIPGVIGDTNTGKPILDMNGNTIPNRIQVTSNSYYFDTGGMGSGAFDEFKVYDATVYRLSELSLSYNIPDAWVKALGFNSATFGVLANNLLYFAPGFPEHSNFDPEVNSFASGNTQGMSFNTAPSLRRFSFNLKFSF, encoded by the coding sequence ATGAATCGAGTATTATTACTAATGCTATGTCTATTTATAGGCATAAGCACTTCTTGGGCACAGTCTCGGGTTTTAACGGGTGTGGTGTCTTCAGCAGAAGATGGTTCTTCTATACCAGGTGCTTCTGTTGTTGTTGATGGAACTACGGTTGGAACTGTTACAGATTTTGATGGTAATTTTCAACTGAAAGTTCCTGAAGGAGCTAAGAAAATTAAGATCTCTTATGTAGGGATGAAATCACAATTGCTAGAGATTGGAGATAAGAGAGCTTTCAAAGTAAAATTGAAAGTTGATGCAGTAGTTACTGAAGATGTCGTTGTTACTGCAATGGGTATTAAGAAATCTGCGAAATCCTTGACTTATGCTGTTTCTGAAGTTGGAGGAGATGAGGTTGCATTAAAATCAGAACCTGATGCGATTAAAGGACTTCAAGGAAAAGTGGCAGGTGTTCAGATTTCAGGATCTCAGTCTATTGCTGGTAGCCCAACGAGAATTGTTATTCGTGGTAACTCTTCATTTACTGGGAATAATCAACCATTGATTGTTGTTGATGGAATTCCATTCTCAAATGATCAAGATACAGGACAGAGAGATGCTTCTCCTGTTGGCTTAGGTGTATTGGCTTCAATTGACCCGAATAATATCAAGTCTCAGACTGTTCTAAAAGGTGCAGCAGCATCGGCACTGTATGGTTCAAGAGCATCAAATGGGGTAATTATTATTACCACTAAATCAGGAGCATCAAGATCAGGCCAGAAATTCGTAACTACAGTAAGTTCTTCTTATAGTGTTGAAAAGATTGCGTCTCTTCCTGATTTTCAAAATACATATGGTAATGGTGCTGATTTCAAAGCAGCAAATTATTGGGGGTCTTGGGGTGCGAGATTTAGTGATGTAGATAAACTTGCTTTTTCAGATGCATGGGCTAAAGCATATCCAGATAAATATACTACTGAAATGCCGTATGAACCACAACCAAATAATGTGGAAAATATGTTAAGAAACGGTAGTCTATGGGATAACTCAGTGAATATCACTGGTGGTGGTGAAAAGACATCTATGTCTTTGACTATTTCTGATTCGAGACAAAGTTCTTATATTCCTGAAAGTCACTTTAATAGAACGTCTATATCTTTAGGTGTGAATGCGCAATTAGCAAAGAAATTTAAAGTTAGTACAAATTTCCAGTATGCATATATGGATAAACGAAGTCCATTTGAGGGAAATACTGGTGCATTTCGTTACTTTCTTTATACAGGACGTTCATGGGATACATCTTTACCGTATGAGGGACCTAATGGGGAGAATTTATATTTTAAGACAACAGATAACCCACAATGGTCATTCAGGCATAACTATGGACAAGAAGATCAGCACCGTATAGTCGCAAGCGTAAAGCCTCAATGGGATATCACAGATTATCTGACATTGTCCTACCAATTTAGTGTCAATCAGTTGATCCGTCGTACTAAAAATGTTACTGAAGTTTCTAGTAATGTATTAGATGATAAATTGGGTGATCTTGATATGTATGACCGATTTAATAGAGAAATGGAAGGAACAGCTATGCTGAACTTTCGTAAGAATATCACTGATAAATTTAGTCTGCGAGTAACCTTAGGACAGGTTTTTAATGTTCGAAACTTTAATAGATTAAGAGCATATGGTAGTCCCTATATTATTCCCGGTATTTATCAATTAAATAATATAAAAGACACAACGGGTAAAAGTCGTGAAACAGAACAGAGATTGGCTTCTGTATTTGGAGAAGTGTCAATAGGGTATAATAATTACTTAACATTGTCAGCGACTAGTCGTATGGACTGGTCTTCAACTTTACCAAAAGATAATAACAACTACTTATATCCATCATTATCAGCTTCTTATGTGTTTAGTGATGCATTGGGGTTGAAGAGTTCATTGTTTAATTCTGGTTTAATTCGTGCATCTTGGGCAAAAGTTGGTAGTGATGCTGGTGTATATGATATTAATCAGACTTACAACGTGAACTATGGTAATAATGGTAACGTTGGAGGTATTAGATATACTGGATTTCCATTTAATGGAACGAGTATGATGGCTCCTAATTACTCTGTTTCTGATACAAATTTAAAACCTGAGTTTACTTCTGAATTTGAAATAGGAACTAACCTAGAGTTCTTCAATAGTCGAATTGTACTTGATGCGGCATATTATAGCAGGTCATCAACAGATCAAATTATGAATGTATCAATTCCTGATGAATCAGGTTATTATTCATATTTGACGAATGTTGGTGAAATGACCAATAAAGGAGTGGAATTATCACTTGATTTGACGCCAATTAAGAGCAAAGACTTTTCATGGAGTATCTTTACCGTATTTAGTAAAAATACCAATGAAGTCGTGAAGCTTATTGATGGACTAACAGAAACAAACACTCGTAACTTGTATTCTAACGGGATTCACTCATATATTAAAGAAGGTCTACCATATGGTGTATTTAAAGGTTATGGAGCAGCTAGAGATGATCAAGGAAATATTTTGATTGATCAAAAAACTGGTTTGATGATTAAATCAAAAGAGGAGTCTATCTTAGGTGATCCTAATCCAGATTACCTTGTTGGTATTACCAATACATTTAGATATAAGAGGTTGAGCTTACGTGCTGTGGTTAATGCAACATGTGGTGGAGAGATGTATACTACTGTAGTTCCTCAGTTATTAGGACGAGGTGTGACAAAAGATACTGAAGATAGAGAACGAAATCATGTGATTCCAGGTGTTATAGGTGATACAAATACAGGAAAGCCAATTTTAGATATGAATGGTAATACGATTCCTAATAGAATTCAGGTTACTTCGAATTCATACTATTTTGATACAGGAGGAATGGGTTCAGGTGCTTTTGATGAATTTAAGGTATACGATGCAACAGTATATCGTTTATCTGAGCTTTCTTTGTCATATAATATTCCTGATGCATGGGTGAAAGCTCTTGGTTTCAATTCAGCTACTTTTGGTGTTTTGGCGAACAATCTATTGTATTTTGCACCAGGCTTCCCCGAACATTCGAACTTTGATCCAGAAGTAAACTCATTCGCTTCAGGAAATACACAAGGAATGTCATTTAATACTGCACCGTCTTTGAGAAGATTTTCATTTAATTTAAAATTCTCATTCTAA
- a CDS encoding O-methyltransferase, giving the protein MNNTSLDLEQYILGHIDNEDPILAKLDRDTHANVLYSRMCSGHLQGSILTFLSKLIQPNRILELGTFTGYSAICLAKGLQAEGKLHTVEINDELEEFAYGYFELSGLSESIIQHIGNAETIIPDLDETFDLVFMDADKRRYVEHYELVIDKVRPGGVILADNTLWDGKVVEPISKNDLQTKGILAFNDYVKNDPRVETTILPLRDGITMLRKR; this is encoded by the coding sequence ATGAATAATACATCACTAGATTTAGAGCAATATATTTTAGGACATATAGATAATGAAGATCCTATCTTAGCAAAACTAGATAGAGATACCCATGCGAATGTATTATATTCACGAATGTGTTCGGGGCACCTACAAGGAAGTATCCTCACTTTCCTAAGTAAACTAATCCAGCCTAATCGCATATTAGAGCTTGGAACATTTACAGGGTACTCTGCTATTTGTTTGGCTAAAGGACTTCAAGCCGAGGGAAAGTTGCATACCGTAGAAATAAATGATGAACTGGAAGAATTTGCTTATGGTTACTTTGAACTTTCAGGCCTTTCGGAATCGATCATTCAACACATTGGAAATGCTGAAACGATCATACCTGACCTAGACGAAACATTTGATTTAGTCTTTATGGATGCAGATAAGCGACGATATGTTGAGCATTATGAATTGGTTATTGATAAAGTAAGACCCGGAGGAGTCATTCTTGCAGACAATACCCTATGGGATGGAAAAGTAGTAGAGCCAATTTCGAAGAATGATTTACAAACCAAAGGTATTCTAGCTTTTAATGACTACGTAAAGAATGACCCAAGGGTAGAGACTACGATTCTACCTCTTAGAGATGGGATAACAATGTTACGAAAGAGATAA
- a CDS encoding chloride channel protein, producing MHLIDRIYLWQKKHLSPRTFLYLLSITIGIAAGLAAVVIKTSVEMMHHFVLFAFPTAFQEYLRFILPSIGLLLVILFIRYINRKPVGHGIPSVLFAISQREGKIDRHNMYSSIVTSALTVGFGGSVGLEGPTVATGAAIGSNLASSFRLTYKQMVIMLGCACAGAMAAIFKAPITAIVFAVEVIMIDLTALSLIPLILSSATAVLVSYYFLGMKAIYFVPISHGLELTDLPWYIILGVVMGLCTAYFNRIYRMVGHWFQDMGSMTKKWLFGGLSLGLIIVLFPPLFGEGYEAINGCLKGDFSYLHDYFLVDIVAKWRYGIYIIILCLVLFKVFATSFTFGAGGVGGIFAPTLFMGAHAGILFGMIVQALWYPEMDLTTYALLGMAGMIAGTLHGPLTGVFLIAEITGGYTLLVPLMIVSVISYMVTKLFFKNSVYTYQLANRNELMTHDRNQNALSMMRIYDILETDFFVLDDSSKLGDLVKGVEESHRNLFPIVDKSGKLVGMVKMDDIRHLIFKPEKYETITLKELMYYPDFVCEPTLPMRQIVDMFNSSGRYNMAVIDKDGKYLGFISRANVFSVYQKMLNKIM from the coding sequence ATGCATTTGATTGACCGTATCTATCTATGGCAGAAGAAACATCTGTCGCCAAGAACTTTTCTATACCTTTTAAGTATTACAATTGGTATTGCTGCAGGATTGGCTGCTGTTGTTATTAAGACTTCTGTGGAGATGATGCATCATTTTGTCCTTTTTGCTTTTCCTACTGCGTTCCAAGAGTATCTTCGTTTTATCTTACCATCGATAGGACTTCTATTGGTAATTTTGTTTATTCGGTATATAAATAGAAAGCCTGTAGGTCACGGTATCCCTAGTGTACTATTTGCTATATCCCAAAGAGAAGGAAAGATCGATAGACATAACATGTACTCTTCTATTGTGACCAGTGCATTGACTGTAGGTTTTGGTGGTTCTGTTGGATTGGAGGGGCCCACGGTTGCTACAGGAGCAGCTATTGGTTCGAACCTAGCATCTAGTTTTCGGTTGACTTATAAACAGATGGTGATAATGCTTGGGTGTGCATGTGCGGGTGCTATGGCTGCAATCTTCAAAGCTCCAATTACAGCGATTGTTTTTGCTGTAGAGGTGATTATGATTGATCTTACTGCTCTTTCTCTTATCCCTTTAATCTTATCATCTGCAACAGCGGTATTGGTTTCATATTATTTTTTAGGAATGAAAGCTATCTATTTCGTTCCGATATCTCATGGACTTGAATTAACCGATCTCCCATGGTATATTATTCTTGGGGTGGTGATGGGATTATGCACTGCATATTTTAATCGTATTTATCGGATGGTTGGGCATTGGTTTCAGGATATGGGGAGTATGACCAAGAAATGGTTATTTGGTGGCCTATCATTAGGCCTTATCATTGTATTATTCCCACCATTATTTGGTGAAGGCTATGAGGCTATTAATGGTTGTTTGAAAGGAGATTTTAGTTATCTGCATGACTATTTTTTAGTTGATATTGTAGCAAAGTGGAGGTATGGGATCTACATAATTATTTTATGTCTGGTTCTATTTAAGGTGTTTGCTACCTCTTTTACTTTTGGAGCCGGAGGAGTTGGTGGAATATTTGCACCTACACTGTTTATGGGAGCTCATGCAGGTATTTTATTTGGAATGATAGTTCAGGCATTGTGGTACCCTGAGATGGATCTAACAACTTATGCGCTGTTAGGTATGGCAGGTATGATTGCAGGAACTTTGCACGGACCTTTGACAGGCGTTTTTCTAATTGCAGAGATTACTGGAGGCTATACATTGCTTGTTCCTTTGATGATTGTATCAGTCATCTCTTATATGGTTACCAAGCTATTCTTTAAAAATTCTGTTTATACATATCAGTTGGCAAATAGGAATGAATTGATGACTCATGATAGAAATCAAAATGCTCTTTCCATGATGAGGATCTATGATATTTTAGAGACTGATTTCTTTGTTTTAGATGATAGTTCTAAATTAGGAGACTTGGTGAAAGGCGTCGAAGAGAGTCATCGAAACCTTTTCCCCATTGTTGATAAGTCAGGGAAACTTGTAGGGATGGTTAAGATGGATGATATTAGACATCTTATATTTAAACCTGAGAAATATGAAACTATCACATTAAAAGAGCTAATGTATTATCCTGATTTTGTTTGTGAGCCAACATTGCCAATGCGTCAAATTGTAGACATGTTTAATAGTTCTGGTCGTTACAATATGGCTGTTATTGATAAAGATGGAAAATATCTTGGTTTTATTTCTAGAGCTAATGTATTCTCGGTATATCAGAAAATGTTGAATAAGATCATGTAG
- a CDS encoding insulinase family protein: MQYNAFTLANGIRLLHIPSQSTVAHFGVVLNTGSRDETDDEIGMAHFIEHVIFKGTKKRKAYHILSRLEDVGGDLNAYTTKEETAIYATFLKDDYTRAIELLSDILKNSTFPKHEIDKEKEVIIEEINSYLDSPSELIYDDFEDLIFKGHPIGRQILGTPEKIMTYDKNDIERFMSNNYNTDEIVLCFVGNIPFERLKRRIQFYFEDIPENRRKHTRSHFTDFKPQQLILDKETYQNHTVIGTVAHEMGNKDRTSMVLLNNIMGGTSMNSRLNLAIRERHGMAYNIESTLTSYSDTGLLSIYYGTDPENAQKAQNLIFKEMKKLRDTKLGSLQLSKAKKQLFGQISVSQENSEEVMLSAAKSFMFFNQLSSLEQIHQKIQSITAEQLIEVANQSLIEDQMSILTYQSKES, from the coding sequence ATGCAATATAACGCTTTTACATTAGCCAACGGCATACGTTTACTACATATACCTTCTCAATCGACGGTTGCTCATTTCGGAGTTGTCCTCAATACAGGATCAAGAGATGAGACAGATGACGAAATAGGTATGGCCCATTTTATTGAACATGTCATATTTAAGGGAACAAAAAAAAGAAAAGCATATCATATTCTTAGTCGTCTTGAAGATGTTGGAGGAGATCTAAACGCCTACACAACGAAGGAAGAGACGGCTATCTATGCGACATTCTTAAAAGATGACTATACTAGAGCCATTGAATTACTAAGTGATATTCTCAAGAATAGTACTTTTCCTAAGCACGAGATAGATAAAGAGAAAGAGGTTATTATCGAGGAGATCAATTCATATTTGGACAGTCCTTCTGAACTAATATATGATGATTTCGAAGATCTCATCTTTAAAGGACATCCTATTGGAAGACAAATATTAGGAACGCCAGAGAAAATCATGACCTATGATAAGAATGACATTGAGCGTTTCATGAGTAACAATTATAACACCGATGAAATAGTATTGTGTTTCGTTGGTAATATTCCATTTGAGCGACTTAAGAGACGAATACAATTCTATTTTGAAGATATCCCTGAAAATAGGCGTAAACACACTCGTAGTCATTTCACAGATTTTAAACCCCAACAACTTATCCTTGATAAAGAGACCTATCAAAACCATACGGTGATTGGAACTGTTGCCCATGAAATGGGAAATAAAGATCGTACTTCAATGGTCCTTCTCAACAACATTATGGGTGGGACATCTATGAATAGTCGTTTGAACCTTGCCATCAGAGAAAGGCATGGTATGGCCTACAATATTGAGTCAACACTTACCTCTTATTCTGACACAGGTTTACTCTCCATCTATTATGGAACAGATCCTGAGAATGCTCAAAAAGCACAAAATCTCATCTTTAAGGAGATGAAAAAATTAAGAGATACTAAATTGGGATCTCTTCAGTTGTCTAAAGCAAAAAAGCAGCTATTTGGACAGATATCAGTTTCACAAGAAAATAGTGAGGAAGTTATGTTATCTGCGGCCAAAAGCTTTATGTTTTTTAATCAACTATCCTCTTTAGAGCAAATTCATCAAAAGATTCAAAGCATTACTGCGGAACAACTTATTGAGGTAGCAAATCAGAGTCTTATAGAAGATCAAATGTCGATTCTTACATACCAATCCAAAGAGTCATAA